In Streptomyces seoulensis, the following are encoded in one genomic region:
- a CDS encoding MerR family transcriptional regulator, with the protein MRMSGDGTAGGAPGHGFGDSGPYLPPSARFRPGGGHPQLGGVADHAPQRPTVVPDGEGAAAMTSEEIGYRGPTACAAAGITYRQLDYWARTGLVEPSVRPAHGSGTQRLYSFRDVVVLKIVKRFLDTGVSLQNIRSAVQHLRERGFQDLERMTLMSDGAMVYECTSPDEVHALLQGGQGIFGIAVGVVWRDVESALSQLHGERVDTGETLIGHNPADELARRRNRAV; encoded by the coding sequence GTGAGGATGAGCGGCGACGGTACGGCTGGGGGTGCCCCCGGACACGGTTTTGGGGACAGCGGCCCGTACCTTCCCCCGAGCGCACGGTTTCGGCCGGGCGGGGGACACCCACAGCTCGGCGGCGTGGCCGATCACGCTCCGCAGCGCCCGACGGTGGTGCCTGACGGTGAAGGGGCGGCGGCCATGACGTCCGAGGAGATCGGATACCGCGGTCCCACGGCCTGTGCGGCCGCCGGGATCACCTACCGGCAGCTCGACTACTGGGCCCGTACGGGACTGGTCGAGCCCAGTGTGCGGCCCGCGCACGGATCGGGCACCCAGCGGCTGTACAGCTTCCGCGACGTGGTCGTGCTGAAGATCGTCAAGCGGTTCCTGGACACCGGGGTCTCGCTCCAGAACATCCGCTCCGCCGTGCAGCACCTCAGGGAGCGCGGGTTCCAGGACCTGGAGCGCATGACCCTGATGAGCGACGGCGCCATGGTCTACGAGTGCACCTCCCCGGACGAGGTCCACGCGCTGCTCCAGGGCGGCCAGGGCATCTTCGGGATCGCCGTCGGCGTGGTCTGGCGGGACGTGGAGAGCGCCCTGTCCCAGCTGCACGGCGAGCGCGTCGACACCGGCGAGACGCTGATCGGGCACAACCCGGCCGACGAACTGGCGCGGCGGCGCAACCGGGCCGTCTGA
- a CDS encoding bifunctional nuclease family protein: protein MNELDVVGVRVEMPSNQPIVLLREVGGDRYLPIWIGPGEATAIAFAQQGMAPARPLTHDLFKDVLEAVGQELTEVRITDLREGVFYAELVFASGVEVSARPSDAIALALRTGTPIYGSDGVLDDAGIAIPDEQEDEVEKFREFLDQISPEDFGTSSQ from the coding sequence GTGAACGAGCTCGATGTCGTAGGTGTCCGGGTCGAAATGCCCTCCAACCAACCGATCGTGCTCCTGCGCGAAGTGGGAGGCGACCGCTACCTCCCCATCTGGATCGGGCCGGGGGAGGCGACCGCGATCGCCTTCGCCCAGCAGGGCATGGCTCCCGCGCGTCCGCTGACGCACGACCTGTTCAAGGACGTGCTGGAGGCGGTCGGCCAGGAGCTGACCGAAGTACGCATCACCGATCTGCGAGAGGGTGTCTTCTACGCGGAGCTGGTGTTCGCCAGCGGGGTCGAGGTGAGCGCGCGGCCGTCCGACGCCATAGCGCTCGCCCTGCGCACCGGCACGCCGATCTACGGCAGTGACGGGGTGCTCGACGACGCGGGCATCGCCATCCCGGACGAGCAGGAGGACGAGGTGGAGAAGTTCCGCGAGTTCCTCGACCAGATCTCGCCCGAGGACTTCGGCACCAGCAGCCAGTGA
- a CDS encoding MerR family transcriptional regulator encodes MLQTPSGGAGSGTAARDSGLMSIGTVLNVLRDEFPEVSISKIRFLESEGLIEPQRTPSGYRKFSPRDVERLGHVLRMQRDHYLPLKVIREHLDAMERGEAAPLPVVGRQRSGDAGPEEAERSTVARIGRGELLAAADIDEAELREWESYGLLTPLADGVYDAEAVTVAALVAELGRFGIEPRHLRVMKAAAEREAGLVDQVVAPLKRHRNPQTRTLAETRTKELAALTMKLHSALVKAALGVRLP; translated from the coding sequence ATGCTTCAAACACCGAGCGGCGGTGCCGGAAGCGGTACCGCCGCCAGGGACAGTGGGCTGATGAGCATCGGCACGGTGCTGAACGTGCTGCGCGACGAGTTCCCCGAAGTCTCCATCTCCAAGATCCGCTTCCTGGAGTCGGAGGGGCTCATCGAGCCGCAGCGGACCCCCTCGGGGTACCGCAAGTTCAGCCCCCGTGACGTGGAGCGCCTCGGCCATGTCCTCAGGATGCAGCGGGACCACTATCTGCCGCTCAAGGTGATCCGGGAGCATCTGGACGCCATGGAACGGGGCGAGGCCGCCCCCCTGCCCGTGGTCGGCCGGCAGCGCAGCGGCGACGCCGGACCCGAGGAGGCCGAGCGGTCCACGGTCGCCCGCATCGGCCGGGGCGAACTGCTGGCCGCGGCCGACATCGACGAGGCCGAACTTCGCGAGTGGGAGTCGTACGGGCTCCTGACCCCCCTGGCGGACGGCGTGTACGACGCCGAGGCCGTCACCGTGGCCGCGCTGGTGGCCGAACTGGGCCGGTTCGGCATCGAGCCCCGGCATCTGCGGGTGATGAAGGCGGCCGCCGAGCGCGAGGCGGGCCTGGTCGACCAGGTCGTCGCCCCCCTGAAGCGGCACCGCAACCCGCAGACCAGGACGCTCGCGGAGACTCGTACCAAGGAGCTGGCGGCGCTCACCATGAAGCTGCACTCGGCGCTCGTGAAGGCCGCGCTCGGCGTGCGGCTGCCCTGA
- a CDS encoding FHA domain-containing protein: MSSGYGRCEDVRIGRCRHSGFVLPHGRVCFGQGESPVKLFGKLFGKSAREGNENATARHRAQPDEEGQRPLFRDQVAGPGGGTSGGQGAASVDPGQGGGIGFGQPSRQEAPSMSALVCTRCGNRNAENARFCSHCGAPLRPGVAPERPSETTSTISISGIEAYDSEVTGQTAMPMLSPEAQAAVDALPVGSALLVVRRGPNSGSRFLLDSDLTTAGRHPQSDIFLDDVTVSRSHVEFRRSPDGSFTVADVGSLNGTYVNRERIDQVALANGDEVQIGKYRLVFYASRQGV, encoded by the coding sequence CTGTCGAGTGGATACGGACGTTGTGAAGATGTCCGGATCGGTCGGTGTAGGCATTCTGGGTTCGTCCTGCCCCACGGGCGGGTCTGTTTCGGTCAAGGGGAATCGCCCGTGAAGTTGTTTGGGAAGTTGTTCGGCAAGAGCGCGCGAGAGGGCAACGAGAACGCGACGGCCCGTCATCGCGCACAGCCCGACGAGGAAGGGCAGCGTCCGCTGTTCCGGGACCAGGTGGCTGGTCCGGGCGGTGGCACTTCCGGGGGACAGGGCGCGGCGTCCGTTGACCCTGGCCAGGGCGGCGGCATAGGTTTCGGGCAACCGTCGCGGCAGGAGGCTCCGTCCATGTCGGCCCTGGTGTGTACGAGGTGCGGGAACCGCAACGCGGAGAACGCCCGTTTCTGCTCCCACTGCGGCGCGCCCTTGCGTCCCGGTGTGGCGCCGGAGCGTCCGTCGGAGACCACGTCCACGATCTCCATCTCGGGCATCGAGGCGTACGACTCGGAGGTCACCGGTCAGACGGCGATGCCGATGCTGTCGCCCGAGGCGCAGGCGGCGGTCGACGCGCTGCCCGTCGGCTCGGCGCTGCTGGTGGTCCGCCGGGGTCCGAACTCCGGCAGCCGCTTCCTCCTGGACAGCGACCTGACCACGGCGGGGCGTCACCCGCAGAGCGACATCTTCCTGGACGACGTGACGGTCTCCCGCAGCCATGTGGAGTTCCGCCGCTCGCCCGACGGTTCCTTCACGGTGGCCGACGTCGGCAGCCTCAACGGCACCTACGTCAACCGCGAGCGGATCGACCAGGTGGCGCTGGCCAACGGTGACGAGGTGCAGATCGGCAAGTACCGGCTGGTCTTCTACGCGAGCCGGCAAGGAGTCTGA
- a CDS encoding DUF881 domain-containing protein, translated as MSDQSDQEERPENGLRKELPAELPPQAPTPRPAPEPAPAPADEPVSEQPAPPRLTGRQRLIDGLWPPRLTRAQLIVALLLFGLGFGLAVQVASNSDGDSALRGARQEDLVRILDELDDRTQRLEDEKQGLEKQRQELQSSSDQAAEARKQTAEKERQLGILAGTVGATGPGITMTVQDPKGAVESDMLLDAIQELRAAGAEAMEVNGVRVVANTYFSDTDGSVAVDGNKINAPYRFKVIGKPQDLEPALNIPGGVVQSLEKEQATVSVERSDKIVVDALRQAKLPDYARSSSR; from the coding sequence ATGAGCGACCAGAGCGACCAGGAGGAGCGGCCGGAGAACGGGCTGCGCAAGGAGCTCCCCGCGGAGCTGCCGCCGCAGGCCCCCACGCCCCGGCCGGCCCCGGAGCCCGCGCCCGCCCCCGCCGACGAGCCCGTGTCGGAGCAGCCGGCCCCGCCGCGGCTCACCGGGCGTCAGCGGCTGATCGACGGTCTCTGGCCGCCCCGGCTGACCCGGGCCCAACTCATCGTGGCCCTGCTGCTGTTCGGGCTCGGTTTCGGCCTGGCCGTGCAGGTGGCCTCCAACAGCGACGGCGACAGCGCGCTGCGCGGGGCCCGCCAGGAGGATCTGGTCCGCATCCTCGATGAACTGGACGACCGTACTCAGCGTCTTGAGGACGAGAAGCAGGGACTGGAGAAGCAGCGTCAGGAGTTGCAGAGCAGCTCGGACCAGGCAGCGGAGGCGCGCAAGCAGACCGCCGAGAAGGAGCGCCAACTCGGCATACTCGCGGGCACCGTGGGCGCCACCGGTCCCGGCATCACCATGACCGTCCAGGATCCGAAGGGAGCCGTCGAGTCCGACATGCTGCTCGACGCGATCCAGGAGCTGCGCGCGGCCGGTGCCGAGGCGATGGAGGTCAACGGGGTGCGCGTGGTGGCGAACACGTACTTCTCGGACACCGACGGTAGCGTCGCGGTCGACGGGAACAAGATCAACGCCCCGTATCGTTTCAAGGTCATCGGCAAGCCGCAGGACCTCGAACCGGCGTTGAACATCCCTGGAGGCGTGGTGCAGAGCTTGGAGAAGGAGCAGGCCACGGTGAGTGTGGAGCGCTCGGACAAGATCGTCGTGGATGCCTTGCGGCAAGCGAAGCTGCCTGACTACGCTCGGTCGTCCTCGCGGTGA
- a CDS encoding small basic family protein, giving the protein MIAVLGLIVGVVAGLLVRPEVPAVVEPYLPIAVVAALDAVFGGLRAMLDGIFDDKVFVVSFLSNVVVAALIVFLGDELGVGAQLSTGVVVVLGIRIFSNAAAIRRHVFRA; this is encoded by the coding sequence GTGATCGCCGTACTGGGCCTCATCGTGGGAGTGGTGGCCGGACTATTGGTCCGGCCCGAGGTTCCGGCGGTCGTCGAGCCGTATCTGCCCATCGCCGTCGTGGCGGCGCTGGACGCCGTGTTCGGCGGGCTGCGGGCGATGCTCGACGGCATCTTCGACGACAAGGTCTTCGTGGTGTCGTTCCTGTCCAACGTGGTCGTGGCCGCGCTGATCGTGTTCCTCGGCGACGAGCTGGGCGTGGGCGCGCAGTTGTCCACCGGTGTCGTCGTGGTCCTGGGCATCCGGATCTTCTCCAACGCGGCGGCGATCCGGCGCCACGTCTTCCGGGCGTGA
- a CDS encoding DUF881 domain-containing protein has protein sequence MCGMPQQPPVRSSPARPRRPDASMSLITNVMDHSLDDGYAEAAARRKSLGEGGLPKTLRAKLGLAGGLVLAALVVTVGASQAHVTAPVVAKERQELIDRIDRETAAADKLESGVDRLREDVGARQRAALRQTGGSKADLVSLLSGATAVHGPGVKLVVNDAKEASTGGDGTNPRESAGFSDTGRVRDRDMQRVVNGLWASGAEAVSINGQRLTALSAIRAAGDAILVDNRPLVPPYTVLAVGDGRKLSTAFQNSADGLYLHALQDNFGIRTAISAEGDVRLPAAPSVIVRTAQPSAEQAEKTEKGTS, from the coding sequence ATGTGCGGCATGCCGCAGCAACCCCCCGTTCGGAGCAGCCCCGCGCGGCCGAGGCGTCCGGACGCCTCCATGTCGTTGATCACCAACGTGATGGACCACAGCCTCGACGACGGGTACGCCGAGGCCGCCGCGCGCCGGAAGTCCCTGGGTGAGGGCGGGCTGCCCAAGACCCTCCGCGCCAAGCTGGGCCTCGCGGGCGGCCTCGTGCTCGCGGCGCTCGTGGTGACCGTCGGGGCGTCGCAGGCGCATGTCACGGCTCCCGTGGTGGCCAAGGAGCGCCAGGAGCTGATCGACCGCATCGACCGGGAGACCGCCGCCGCCGACAAGCTGGAGAGCGGCGTCGACCGGCTGCGTGAGGACGTCGGCGCACGGCAGCGGGCCGCGCTCAGGCAGACCGGGGGCAGCAAGGCGGACCTGGTGAGTCTGCTGTCGGGCGCCACCGCGGTGCACGGGCCCGGGGTGAAGCTCGTGGTGAACGACGCCAAGGAGGCGAGCACCGGGGGAGACGGCACCAACCCTCGTGAGTCCGCCGGCTTCTCCGACACCGGGCGGGTGCGCGACCGGGACATGCAGCGCGTGGTCAACGGGCTGTGGGCGTCCGGCGCGGAGGCGGTGTCCATCAACGGGCAGCGGCTGACCGCCCTGTCCGCGATCCGGGCCGCGGGTGACGCGATACTGGTCGACAACAGGCCGCTGGTACCGCCGTACACGGTGCTGGCGGTGGGGGACGGGCGGAAGCTGAGCACGGCGTTCCAGAACAGCGCCGACGGGCTGTATCTGCACGCGCTCCAGGACAACTTCGGTATCCGCACCGCCATCTCCGCGGAGGGCGACGTCCGGTTGCCCGCCGCACCGAGTGTGATCGTACGAACAGCACAGCCGAGCGCCGAGCAGGCCGAGAAGACTGAGAAGGGCACATCGTGA
- a CDS encoding mannose-1-phosphate guanyltransferase, which translates to MKAVVMAGGEGTRLRPMTSSMPKPLLPVANRPIMEHVLRLLKKHGLNETVVTVQFLASLVKNYFGDGEELGMELTYANEEKPLGTAGSVKNAEDALKDDAFLVISGDALTDFDLTELINFHKEKGALVTVCLTRVPNPLEFGITIVDEEGKVERFLEKPTWGQVFSDTVNTGIYVMEPEVFDYVDPDVPVDWSGDVFPQLMKEGKPIYGYIAEGYWEDVGTHESYVKAQADVLEGKVDVDIDGFEISPGVWVAEGAEVHPDAVLRGPLYIGDYAKVEAGAEIREHSVIGSNVVVKSGAFLHKAVVADNVYVGQQSNLRGCVVGKNTDIMRAARIEDGAVIGDECLIGEESIIQGNVRVYPFKTVEAGAFVNTSVIWESRGQAHLFGARGVTGILNVEITPELAVRLAGAYATTLKKGTTVTTARDHSRGARALKRAVISALQASAIDVRDLENVPLPVARQQTARGSSGGIMIRTSPGVPDSVDIMFFDAKGADLSQGSQRKLDRVFARQEYRRAFPGEIGDLYFPSSVYDSYTGSLLRNVDTSGIAESGLKVVVDASNGSAGLVLPSLLGKLGVDSLTINPGLDESRPTETPEMRRKGLERLGEIVASSGAAFGVRFDPVGERLSLVDEKGSIIEDDRALLVMLDLVAAERRSGRVALPVTTTRIAEQVAAYHGTQVEWTTTSPDDLTRVGGEEETIFGGDGMGGFIVPEFSSVYDGTAAFVRLIGLVARTQLTLSQIDARIPRAHVLKRDLATPWAVKGLVMRSVVEAAGDRSVDTTDGVRVVESDGRWVMVLPDPAEAVTHLWAEGPDDASAQALLDEWSAVVDSAGR; encoded by the coding sequence ATGAAGGCCGTCGTGATGGCCGGAGGCGAAGGCACGCGCCTGCGCCCCATGACCTCTAGCATGCCCAAGCCGCTCCTGCCCGTGGCGAACCGCCCGATCATGGAGCACGTGCTCAGGTTGCTCAAAAAGCATGGGCTCAACGAGACCGTGGTCACCGTGCAGTTCCTGGCGTCTCTCGTCAAGAACTACTTCGGTGACGGCGAGGAACTCGGCATGGAGCTCACGTATGCCAATGAGGAGAAGCCACTCGGTACCGCCGGAAGCGTCAAGAACGCCGAGGACGCGCTCAAGGACGACGCCTTCCTCGTCATTTCCGGTGACGCTCTGACCGACTTCGACCTCACCGAGCTGATCAACTTCCACAAGGAGAAGGGAGCCCTGGTCACGGTCTGCCTGACCCGGGTCCCCAATCCGCTGGAGTTCGGCATCACCATCGTGGACGAGGAGGGCAAGGTCGAGCGCTTCCTCGAGAAGCCGACCTGGGGCCAGGTCTTCTCCGACACGGTGAACACGGGCATCTATGTGATGGAGCCCGAGGTGTTCGACTACGTCGATCCCGATGTCCCCGTCGACTGGTCCGGAGATGTCTTCCCCCAGTTGATGAAGGAGGGCAAGCCCATCTACGGCTACATCGCCGAGGGCTACTGGGAGGACGTGGGCACCCACGAGAGCTATGTGAAGGCCCAGGCCGACGTGCTCGAGGGCAAGGTCGACGTCGACATCGACGGGTTCGAGATCTCGCCCGGCGTCTGGGTCGCCGAGGGTGCCGAGGTGCACCCCGACGCGGTGCTGCGCGGCCCGCTCTACATCGGTGACTACGCCAAGGTCGAGGCGGGCGCGGAGATCCGCGAGCACTCCGTCATCGGCTCCAACGTGGTCGTCAAGAGCGGCGCCTTCCTGCACAAGGCCGTCGTCGCGGACAACGTGTACGTCGGACAGCAGAGCAATCTCCGCGGCTGCGTGGTCGGCAAGAACACCGACATCATGCGGGCCGCGCGGATCGAGGACGGCGCGGTCATCGGTGACGAGTGCCTGATCGGCGAGGAGTCGATCATCCAGGGCAACGTCCGGGTGTACCCGTTCAAGACCGTCGAGGCCGGCGCCTTCGTCAACACGTCGGTCATCTGGGAGTCCCGGGGCCAGGCGCACCTCTTCGGGGCGCGCGGGGTCACCGGCATCCTGAACGTGGAGATCACGCCGGAGCTGGCCGTACGGCTGGCCGGCGCGTACGCCACCACCCTGAAGAAGGGCACCACGGTCACCACGGCCCGTGACCACTCCCGAGGCGCCCGTGCGCTCAAGCGCGCGGTGATCTCGGCGCTCCAGGCGAGCGCGATCGACGTGCGCGACCTGGAGAACGTGCCGCTGCCCGTGGCCCGGCAGCAGACCGCGCGCGGCAGCTCCGGCGGCATCATGATCCGGACCTCGCCGGGTGTGCCGGACTCCGTGGACATCATGTTCTTCGACGCCAAGGGCGCCGACCTCTCCCAGGGCAGCCAGCGCAAGCTGGACCGGGTGTTCGCGCGCCAGGAGTACCGGCGGGCGTTCCCGGGCGAGATCGGTGACCTGTACTTCCCGTCGAGCGTCTACGACTCGTACACCGGCTCGCTGCTGCGGAACGTGGACACGAGCGGGATCGCCGAGTCCGGGCTGAAGGTCGTCGTCGACGCCTCCAACGGCAGCGCCGGCCTGGTGCTGCCCAGCCTGCTCGGCAAGCTCGGCGTGGACTCGCTGACCATCAACCCCGGTCTGGACGAGTCCCGGCCCACCGAGACCCCCGAGATGCGGCGCAAGGGCCTGGAGCGGCTCGGCGAGATCGTGGCGTCCTCCGGGGCGGCGTTCGGTGTGCGGTTCGACCCCGTCGGCGAGCGGCTGTCGCTCGTGGACGAGAAGGGCAGCATCATCGAGGACGACCGGGCGCTGCTGGTGATGCTCGACCTGGTCGCCGCCGAGCGGCGCAGCGGGCGGGTGGCGCTGCCGGTGACCACGACCCGGATCGCGGAGCAGGTGGCCGCGTACCACGGCACCCAGGTGGAGTGGACGACCACCTCGCCCGACGACCTCACGCGGGTCGGCGGCGAGGAGGAGACCATCTTCGGCGGCGACGGCATGGGCGGCTTCATCGTCCCCGAGTTCAGCAGCGTCTACGACGGCACGGCGGCGTTCGTGCGGCTGATCGGGCTGGTGGCGCGGACGCAGCTCACGCTGAGCCAGATCGACGCCCGGATTCCGCGGGCCCATGTGCTCAAGCGGGACCTGGCGACGCCGTGGGCGGTCAAGGGTCTGGTCATGCGCAGCGTGGTCGAGGCGGCCGGCGACCGGTCCGTGGACACCACGGACGGCGTGCGGGTCGTGGAGAGCGACGGCCGCTGGGTGATGGTCCTGCCCGACCCGGCCGAGGCGGTCACCCACCTGTGGGCGGAGGGCCCCGACGACGCCTCCGCGCAGGCCCTGCTGGACGAGTGGTCGGCCGTGGTGGACAGCGCCGGCCGCTGA
- a CDS encoding CDP-alcohol phosphatidyltransferase family protein, translated as MEVQETRVQTDRVLTIPNILSMARLAGVPLFLWLILRPEFGGPKSDGWALLVLALSGVSDYLDGKLARRWNQVSSLGRLLDPAADRLYVLSTLLGLTWREILPLWLTALLLARELVLLVMVGILRRHGYPPPQVNFLGKAATFNLMYAFPLLLLSDGSGWIASLAAVFGWAFAGWGTTLYWWAGVLYMVQVRRLVRADSLADGTPRSSTT; from the coding sequence GTGGAGGTCCAGGAGACCCGCGTCCAGACGGACCGGGTCCTCACCATCCCCAACATCCTCAGCATGGCCCGGCTCGCCGGAGTCCCGCTGTTCCTGTGGCTGATCCTCCGGCCGGAGTTCGGGGGTCCCAAGAGTGATGGCTGGGCTCTCCTGGTCCTGGCGCTGAGCGGAGTCAGCGACTATCTGGACGGCAAGCTCGCCCGGCGCTGGAATCAGGTCAGCAGCCTCGGCCGGCTTCTCGATCCGGCCGCCGACCGGCTCTATGTCCTTTCCACGCTCCTCGGCCTCACCTGGCGGGAGATCCTGCCGCTGTGGCTGACCGCGCTGCTGCTGGCCCGGGAACTGGTTCTGCTGGTGATGGTCGGCATCCTCCGCCGGCACGGCTATCCGCCGCCCCAGGTGAACTTCCTCGGGAAGGCGGCCACCTTCAACCTGATGTATGCCTTCCCGTTGCTGCTGCTCAGCGACGGAAGCGGTTGGATCGCGTCACTCGCCGCTGTTTTCGGATGGGCGTTCGCCGGATGGGGTACAACCCTGTATTGGTGGGCAGGAGTGCTTTATATGGTCCAGGTCCGCCGTCTGGTGCGCGCGGACTCGTTGGCCGACGGAACTCCGCGATCGTCCACGACGTGA
- a CDS encoding PTS sugar transporter subunit IIA: protein MTNVTSPLAGRAIGLANVPDPVFSGAMVGPGTAIDPVREPSEVVSPVDGVVVSLHPHAFVVVDESGHGVLVHLGIDTVQLNGEGFELLVNKGDTVARGQAVVRWDPAAVETAGKSPICPVVALEATAESLAELRESGDVKTGDSLFSWS from the coding sequence ATGACCAACGTGACGTCCCCCCTCGCCGGACGCGCCATCGGACTGGCCAACGTGCCCGATCCGGTCTTCTCCGGGGCCATGGTGGGCCCCGGTACCGCGATCGACCCGGTACGTGAGCCCTCCGAGGTCGTGTCCCCCGTGGACGGCGTCGTGGTCTCCCTGCACCCGCACGCGTTCGTCGTGGTCGACGAGAGCGGGCACGGTGTGCTCGTGCACCTCGGCATCGACACGGTCCAGCTCAACGGCGAGGGCTTCGAGCTGCTCGTGAACAAGGGGGACACCGTCGCGCGCGGCCAGGCCGTCGTGCGCTGGGACCCGGCCGCGGTCGAGACCGCCGGCAAGTCCCCCATCTGTCCCGTCGTCGCGCTCGAGGCCACGGCCGAGTCCCTCGCCGAGCTGCGCGAGAGCGGTGACGTGAAGACCGGCGACAGCCTCTTCTCCTGGTCCTGA
- the ptsP gene encoding phosphoenolpyruvate--protein phosphotransferase produces the protein METTLRGVGVSHGVAIGEVRHMGTAVLEPPAKQIPAQDAEREQGRARQAVDAVAADLTARGNLAGGEAQAVLEAQALMAQDPELMSDVERRIAVGSTAERAVYDAFAAYRELLANAGEYLAGRVADLDDVRNRIVARLLGVPMPGVPDSDHPYVLVARDLAPADTALLDPALVLGFVTEEGGPTSHSAILARALGVPAVVALPGAGELPEGTVIAVDGSSGDIFVNPTGETTARLESAAAERKAALAASSGPGVTADGHKVPLLANIGGPADVPAALEAGAEGVGLFRTEFLFLDDSKNAPSEEKQVTAYRQVLEAFPEGRVVVRVLDAGADKPLEFLTPADEPNPALGVRGLRTLLDHPEVLRTQLTALAKAAEGLPVHLEVMAPMVADRADAKAFADACREAGLHAKYGAMVEIPSAALRARSILREVEFLSLGTNDLAQYTFAADRQVGAVSRLQDPWQPALLDLVALSAEAARAEGKSCGVCGEAASDPLLACVLTGLGVTSLSMGAASIPYVRATLAKHTLAQCERAAAAARTADSADEARAAAQAVLSGE, from the coding sequence ATGGAGACAACGCTGCGAGGCGTCGGTGTGAGCCACGGTGTGGCGATCGGCGAGGTCAGGCACATGGGCACGGCGGTGCTCGAGCCGCCGGCCAAGCAGATCCCGGCGCAGGACGCGGAGCGCGAGCAGGGCCGTGCCCGGCAGGCCGTGGACGCCGTGGCCGCCGATCTGACGGCGCGCGGCAACCTGGCCGGCGGCGAGGCGCAGGCCGTGCTGGAGGCCCAGGCCCTGATGGCCCAGGACCCCGAGCTGATGTCCGACGTGGAGCGGCGGATCGCCGTGGGCAGCACCGCCGAGCGCGCGGTGTACGACGCGTTCGCGGCGTACCGGGAGCTGCTGGCCAACGCCGGTGAGTACCTGGCGGGGCGGGTCGCCGATCTGGACGACGTGCGCAACCGCATCGTGGCGCGGCTGCTCGGTGTGCCGATGCCGGGTGTGCCGGACAGCGACCACCCCTATGTACTGGTGGCCCGTGACCTGGCTCCCGCCGACACCGCGCTGCTGGACCCGGCGCTGGTGCTGGGCTTCGTGACCGAGGAGGGCGGGCCGACCAGCCACAGCGCCATCCTGGCGCGGGCGCTCGGGGTGCCGGCCGTGGTCGCGCTGCCCGGCGCCGGTGAGCTGCCGGAGGGCACGGTCATCGCGGTGGACGGCAGCTCGGGCGACATCTTCGTGAACCCGACGGGTGAGACGACGGCCCGGCTGGAGTCGGCCGCCGCCGAGCGGAAGGCCGCGCTGGCCGCGTCGAGCGGTCCCGGTGTGACGGCGGACGGGCACAAGGTGCCGCTGCTGGCCAACATCGGCGGACCCGCGGACGTGCCGGCCGCGCTGGAGGCCGGGGCCGAGGGTGTGGGTCTGTTCCGTACCGAGTTCCTGTTCCTGGACGACAGCAAGAACGCGCCGTCCGAGGAGAAGCAGGTGACGGCCTACCGGCAGGTGCTGGAGGCGTTCCCCGAGGGCCGGGTCGTGGTGCGGGTGCTCGACGCGGGCGCGGACAAGCCGCTGGAGTTCCTGACGCCGGCGGACGAGCCGAACCCGGCGCTCGGTGTGCGGGGGCTGCGGACGCTGCTGGACCACCCGGAGGTGCTGCGGACGCAGCTGACCGCGCTGGCGAAGGCCGCCGAGGGTCTGCCGGTGCACCTGGAGGTCATGGCCCCCATGGTGGCGGACCGTGCCGACGCCAAGGCGTTCGCGGACGCCTGCCGGGAGGCGGGGCTGCACGCCAAGTACGGCGCGATGGTGGAGATCCCGTCGGCCGCGCTGCGGGCGCGGTCGATCCTGCGGGAGGTCGAGTTCCTGTCGCTGGGCACGAACGACCTGGCGCAGTACACGTTCGCGGCGGACCGCCAGGTGGGTGCGGTGTCGCGGCTCCAGGACCCGTGGCAGCCCGCGCTGCTCGACCTGGTCGCGCTGTCCGCCGAGGCGGCGCGGGCCGAGGGCAAGAGCTGCGGGGTGTGCGGTGAGGCCGCGTCCGACCCGCTGCTGGCGTGTGTGCTGACGGGTCTGGGTGTCACCTCCTTGTCGATGGGTGCGGCGTCGATCCCGTATGTGCGGGCGACGCTGGCGAAGCACACGCTGGCGCAGTGCGAGCGGGCCGCGGCGGCGGCGCGTACGGCGGACAGTGCGGACGAGGCGCGGGCGGCGGCTCAGGCGGTGCTGTCCGGCGAGTAG